From the Marivivens sp. LCG002 genome, the window TGGACAACAGGCCCCTTCTCGAGCTGGATTTCCAAGTCCCGCCATCACGGATTTTGACGATCATGGGACCCTCTGGCGCGGGCAAGTCGACGCTGCTGGCTTGGATGACGGGCCATCTTTCGCCTGAATTCACGGCAGAAGGCCGCATTTCCCTCGGGGACAAGGACCTCACCGAGGTTCCACCGCATTTGCGCAACATCGGAATTCTGTTTCAAGACCCGCTGTTGTTTCCGCACATGTCTGTGGGCGGCAATATCGCCTTTGGCCTGCGCGATCCAAGCGATCGGGACCTCGCCGTTAGAACCGCCCTGTC encodes:
- a CDS encoding ATP-binding cassette domain-containing protein is translated as MDETLTVRALRISLDNRPLLELDFQVPPSRILTIMGPSGAGKSTLLAWMTGHLSPEFTAEGRISLGDKDLTEVPPHLRNIGILFQDPLLFPHMSVGGNIAFGLRDPSDRDLAVRTALSQVDLEGFETRDPETLSGGQKARVALMRALVAKPQALLLDEPFSKLDNALRDTVRRLVFDRIKERGIPAVLVTHDEGDALAAGGPIITLG